A region from the Bos indicus isolate NIAB-ARS_2022 breed Sahiwal x Tharparkar chromosome 14, NIAB-ARS_B.indTharparkar_mat_pri_1.0, whole genome shotgun sequence genome encodes:
- the MYC gene encoding myc proto-oncogene protein, which yields MPLNVSFANKNYDLDYDSVQPYFYCDEEENFYHQQQQSELQPPAPSEDIWKKFELLPTPPLSPSRRSGLCSPSYVAVASFSPRGDDDGGGGSFSSADQLEMVTELLGGDMVNQSFICDPDDETLIKNIIIQDCMWSGFSAAAKLVSEKLASYQAARKDGGSPSPARGHGGCSTSSLYLQDLSAAASECIDPSVVFPYPLNDSSSPKPCASPDSTAFSPSSDSLLSSAESSPRASPEPLALHEETPPTTSSDSEEEQEDEEEIDVVSVEKRQPPAKRSESGSPSAGSHSKPPHSPLVLKRCHVSTHQHNYAAPPSTRKDYPAAKRAKLDSGRVLKQISNNRKCASPRSSDTEENDKRRTHNVLERQRRNELKRSFFALRDQIPELENNEKAPKVVILKKATAYILSVQAEQQKLKSEIDVLQKRREQLKLKLEQIRNSCA from the exons ATGCCCCTCAACGTCAGCTTCGCCAACAAGAACTATGACCTCGACTACGATTCGGTGCAGCCTTATTTCTACTGCGACGAGGAGGAGAACTTctaccaccagcagcagcagagcgaaCTGCAGCCGCCGGCGCCCAGCGAGGATATCTGGAAGAAATTCGAGCTGCTGCCCACCCCGCCCCTGTCCCCTAGCCGCCGCTCCGGGCTCTGCTCGCCGTCGTACGTCGCGGTCGCCTCCTTCTCGCCCAGGGGAGACGAcgacggcggcggcggcagcttCTCCTCAGCGGACCAGTTGGAGATGGTGACCGAGCTGCTAGGAGGCGACATGGTGAACCAGAGCTTCATCTGCGACCCCGACGATGAGACCCTCATCAAAAACATCATCATCCAGGACTGTATGTGGAGCGGCTTCTCGGCCGCCGCCAAGCTCGTCTCGGAGAAGCTGGCCTCTTACCAGGCTGCGCGCAAAGACGGCGGCAGCCCGAGCCCCGCCCGCGGGCACGGCGGCTGCTCCACCTCCAGCTTGTACCTGCAGGACCTGAGCGCCGCCGCCTCCGAATGCATCGACCCCTCGGTGGTCTTCCCCTACCCGCTCAACGACAGCAGCTCGCCCAAGCCCTGCGCTTCCCCGGACTCCACCGCCTTTTCTCCGTCCTCTGACTCTCTGCTCTCCTCTGCTGAGTCCTCCCCGCGGGCCAGTCCCGAGCCCCTGGCGCTCCATGAGGAGACCCCACCCACGACCAGTAGCGACTCTG aggAAGAACAAGAGGATGAGGAAGAAATTGATGTTGTTTCTGTGGAAAAGAGGCAGCCCCCTGCCAAAAGGTCAGAATCGGGGTCACCCTCTGCCGGCAGCCACAGCAAACCTCCTCACAGCCCGTTAGTCCTAAAGAGATGCCACGTGTCTACCCATCAGCACAATTACGCAGCGCCCCCCTCCACTAGGAAGGACTATCCCGCCGCCAAGAGGGCTAAGTTGGACAGTGGCAGGGTCCTGAAACAGATCAGCAACAACCGCAAATGTGCCAGCCCGAGGTCTTCGGACACGGAGGAGAATGACAAGAGGCGGACACACAACGTTTTGGAGCGCCAGAGGAGAAACGAGCTGAAACGCAGCTTTTTTGCTCTTCGTGACCAGATCCCAGAGTTGGAGAACAATGAAAAAGCCCCCAAGGTAGTTATCCTTAAAAAAGCCACAGCGTACATCCTGTCGGTCCAAGCAGAGCAGCAAAAGCTCAAGTCAGAAATAGACGTGTTGCAGAAGAGGCGAGAACAGTTGAAACTCAAACTTGAACAGATACGGAACTCTTGCGCCTAA